A portion of the Mytilus galloprovincialis chromosome 12, xbMytGall1.hap1.1, whole genome shotgun sequence genome contains these proteins:
- the LOC143053667 gene encoding uncharacterized protein LOC143053667, with protein sequence MVVDALNNVVNENHMSINGLCIPPPTREDDALMNLLSPEQFTKFTSESKHPLPAHSTRTSFKHKYVYCNGRIADYKSGITIDITATTSVSGTAHTKAAQIIARMVKNMPSAICNSVAGQVKIGVFTKSEGMMIYPYNHYVADRAECRGICSGACKNTCTPDGRKYGTLAGSAGRTTTILDDNILCNAADPYLHTFNVLVHEFTHSVHTYGVDAAMKTRITNSYNAARAHRTWEMSSYSMSSEGEYLAQGAAAYFNTNRGISHGNYMNECTNSVLCANEAAMRYHLWAKDKELYSILSYIYTSNHAEKPSGLHVCV encoded by the exons ATGGTAGTTGATGCATTAAATAATGTTGTCAATGAAAATCACATGagtataa ATGGACTCTGTATTCCTCCACCAACTAGGGAAGACGATGCTTTAATGAATTTACTTTC ACCTGAACAATTTACAAAGTTTACATCAGAGTCCAAACATCCACTTCCAGCTCATTCAACAAGAACATCTTTCAAACATAAATATGTATATTGCAATGGTAGGATTGCAGATTATAAATCAGGAATAACTATTGATATAACAGCAACGACATCCGTGTCTGGTACAGCTCATACTAAG GCGGCCCAAATAATTGCACGAATGGTGAAGAATATGCCTTCTGCTATATGCAACAGCGTTGCAGGACAAGTTAAAATTGGAGTATTTACAAAATCTGAGGGAATGATGATATATCCCTACAATCATTATGTTGCTGATAGAGCTGAGTGTAGAG GTATATGTTCGGGTGCTTGTAAAAATACCTGTACCCCTGACGGTAGGAAATATGGAACTTTAGCAGGATCGGCAGGACGTACTACTACAATCCTTGATGACAACATACTTTGTAACGCAGCCGATCCATACTTACATACATTTAATGTGCTGGTTCACGAATTCACTCATTCAGTTCATACCTATGGTGTAGACGCTGCAATGAAAACAAGG ATTACTAATTCTTATAATGCTGCCAGGGCACATCGGACTTGGGAAATGTCTTCATATTCAATGTCTAGTGAAGGAGAATATCTAGCACAAGGGGCGGCAGCATACTTCAACACCAATCGTGGAATATCACACGGAAACTACATGAATGA gTGTACGAATAGTGTTCTATGTGCAAACGAAGCGGCTATGAGATATCATCTGTGGGCAAAGGATAAAGAACTGTACAGCATTCTCTCTTATATATATACCAGTAATCATGCTGAAAAACCCAGCGGCCTCCATGTCTGTGTATGA